From the Chitinophagales bacterium genome, the window GCTGTAATAATTACATGGTCGAAAGGGGCAAAGTGTGGCAAGCCTTCAAAGCCATCGCCAAAAAAGCATTTTATACTAAAATAGCCTAAGTCTTGCAGTAGCGGACGTGTAATGTCAAACAGTTTTTTTTGTCGTTCAATAGAAAATACTTTTGCGCCCAATGCTGCCAATACCGCAGCTTGGTAGCCGCTGCCGGTTCCAATTTCCAATACCTTATCGCCCGCTGCAACTTCTAATAACTGCGATTGAAAAGCTACGGTATATGGTTGCGAAATAGTTTGGCCAGCACCAATGGGGAATGCCATATCTTCATACGCATGGTTATCAAAAATGGTGTCGGAACCAAGAAAAAAGTGGCGCGGTACACTGCCAATGGCGGCTAGCACACGTTCATCGGTTATGTTTTTGGTTCTTAATTTTTCAACCAATGCTCTTCGCAATGCTTGGTGCCTGTATGTATCTGTTTTCAAATTCATTAGAGGAAAAATGAAATGCTTATCTTTAAAATCTGAACCTCGAACTTAGCACACATTTAAAGTAACTTTTCAACATTTTTTTTTTGCTTCATGTACTTGTCTAAAAACAAATTCACTGTATTTTTTTTGTGGTGTTGGGTACTGTTTCCTATGGCTGTTTTTGCTCAGCAAAATTCAGGTAAAAAGGAGATAAAAATACTTACCTACAACGTAAAATTCTTGCCCAATTTTTTAGCGCATATAAAGCACTTTCCGGTAAAGCGTGCTCCGTATATTGCCGATGCAGTATTGCTCGATTCGGTAGATGTAGTAGTGTATCAAGAAATGTTTGATGCTCGTGCAAGAAGAATATTGGAAAAGAAAATGGCGCACGATTTTCCTTACATGATAGGACCGCGTGGTCATAAACCCAAAGGGTGGAAGCGAGGCAGCGGTGTAATGGTTATGAGCAAGTACCCACTTAAACCGTTGGGGAAAACAGTATATTCAAAATGTAAGAAGATAGATTGTGTGGCGCGCAAAGGAGTAATGGTAGTAGAAGTGGATTTTAATGGGCAGCCGCTTCAGTTCTTTGGAACACACATGCAAGCCGGAGGTGGCTTAGAACTTAAAAAAATGCAGCACAAAGAATTTGGTGAAGTAATGCGGCATTATGAAAAGAGCAACGTGCCTCAAATTAGCTTAGGCGATTTTAATACCCATAAGGAGGATACAGTTATGTATAACAACTTACTGCGTGAGTTGCAAAGCCAAGATGGACCACTTACCGGAGCATTGCAGTTTACATCGGATCATACATTAAACGATATGGATGAACCTTCCGATAAAAGGAGTGTGATAGATTATATTTTGTATAGAGGAAATGGCATTGCATTAAAGTCTGCTACACGCGAGGTACGGGCTTATAGAAAGCAATGGAGCAAGAAGCATAAAGATTTATCGGACCACTTTGCTGTATTAGCAACGTTTGGTTTTTAAAATTTTAGGTAGAAAAAATTATTGTTACATAACAAACACTAACTTGCCGGCTCAATGCAGCTTTCTATAGTTATTGTAAACTACAATGTAAAACACTTCTTAGCGCAGTGCCTCAAGAGTGTATTTGCTGCCGTTAAAAACATTACTGCCGAAGTGTTGGTTGTAGATAATAATTCTACTGATGGGTCTGTAGAAATGCTTCGCCAAACAGAGGGTATCGTATTTATTGAGAATAAGGAAAATACAGGATTTGCTGTTGCCAACAATCAGGCAATTAGGCAGGCAAAGGGAAAGTATGTTTTGTTGCTTAATCCCGATACGGTAGTGGCAGAAGATACTTTCGAAAAATGTGTTTGCTTTATGGATGCGCATGCCCAGGCAGGCGCTTTGGGTGTACACATGATAGATGGCAGAGGAAATTTTTTACCGGAAAGTAAAAGAGGATTGCCAACGCCAATGGTTGCGTTTTACAAAATGTTTGGCTTCAGTTCGTTGTTCCCAAAATCAACTGTATTTGGACGCTATCACTTAGGTTTTTTGAGCGAAAAAGAAACACACCATGCCGAAATTTTATCGGGGGCTTTTATGTTTATGCGGGCAGAGGCATTAGAAAAATCGGGCTTGTTAGATGAGGCATTTTTTATGTATGGAGAAGATATAGATCTTTCGTACAGAATAGAAAAAGCAGGCTATAAGAATTATTACTTCAGCGATACAAGCATTATTCATTACAAGGGCGAAAGCACTAAAAAAGGAAGCCTGAATTATGTAAAAGTATTCTACCAAGCCATGATAATTTTTGCCCGTAAGCATTTTGCAAAAGGTGGTGCGGGTTTGTTTTCATTGCTTATCAATATCGCAATTGTAATGCGCGGTTTGCTTACGTTGGTAAGCTCGCTTTTATCTTCATCGCTTTTACCGCTAATAGATGGCGCACTTATGTTTGCAAGTGTTTATGCAGTAGAAAATTATTGGGCATCAAACATAAAATCGGCACCGGAGTACTATCCCGATATTTTTCTTTTTGTAGTGGTGCCGATATATATTGTTATTTGGATTTTAAGTGTATTGCTAAGTGGCGGTTACGAGCGACCATACAAAATTTCGCTGTTGTTTAGAGGCTTGCTTTGGGGTACTCTATTTATTACTGCCATATATGGTTTGTTGCCCAACGAATGGCGTTTTTCGCGTGCAATAATTTTGCTGGGAGCTGTGAGTAGTGCATTGGCAATGTTGTGTACCAGAGTAATCTACAATCGGATAAAACATAAGCAATTTTCAATAGAAGCAACCAGCAAGAAAAACATTGTAATTGTGGCAAATGGGCAAGAAACTTCACGCATACAAGGTATCTTGGTTCATGCAGGTATAGATGCAACTATTTTTACTACTCAAAGTATAGAAGAATTGCCGACAATGGTTCGCTTTTTTGATGTAAGTGAGGTAGTGTTTTCATCACAGTTATATTCCTTTAAGGAAATTATTGAAACCATTAAAGAAATGGGTAATACCTTGGAGTATAAAATTGTAAACGAAGGCAGTGATGCCATTATTGGAAGCAACTCCAAAAATAGTGCTGGCGATGTGTACGATACTGAGCAAAGTTTTGCTATTGGAAATTCTCTTACGCGCAGAAAAAAACGAATGGCTGACATGGCTGTAGGTGTATTATTGGTGCTGTTTTTTCCATTCTTTTTATTGAAAAAAAATGGGAAACGTGCACTTGCAAATGTTGTACATATTTGGTCTGGAAATAAAACATGGATAGGTTATTGCGGCAGCAGCAGCGACTTTGCTAATTTGCCTCAATTAAAAGCACCTGTATTTACAATTGATGAGGTAAAGGGAAGTGAAGCAACAACACGTGCTAAAGAACTAAACCGTTTTTTTGCAGCAAGCTATACAGTTGGGGCAGATATTGCCATGCTGCTCCGCCATGTAACCAAGTAAATGCCCCTACTTATTGTTTTCTCTTTTTATCGAACTCTTTATCGGTAGTAAACTTTGCAGGATATTTTCCTTTTATATCGCGATAAAAATCCATAATGCATTGCATATCGGCTTCCATATCACCGGTTGGTTGAAAAACTAAACCAACGCCTGCTTCTTTTTTGGCATAATCTAAGTAACCCAAAGCAATAGGTACTTTAGCACCAAG encodes:
- a CDS encoding protein-L-isoaspartate(D-aspartate) O-methyltransferase, giving the protein MNLKTDTYRHQALRRALVEKLRTKNITDERVLAAIGSVPRHFFLGSDTIFDNHAYEDMAFPIGAGQTISQPYTVAFQSQLLEVAAGDKVLEIGTGSGYQAAVLAALGAKVFSIERQKKLFDITRPLLQDLGYFSIKCFFGDGFEGLPHFAPFDHVIITAAAPEIPKKLLAQLTVGGNLVIPHVEGEQTIMKRFTKISAREFEEEVFHTFRFVPMLKGKVF
- a CDS encoding endonuclease/exonuclease/phosphatase family protein; the encoded protein is MAVFAQQNSGKKEIKILTYNVKFLPNFLAHIKHFPVKRAPYIADAVLLDSVDVVVYQEMFDARARRILEKKMAHDFPYMIGPRGHKPKGWKRGSGVMVMSKYPLKPLGKTVYSKCKKIDCVARKGVMVVEVDFNGQPLQFFGTHMQAGGGLELKKMQHKEFGEVMRHYEKSNVPQISLGDFNTHKEDTVMYNNLLRELQSQDGPLTGALQFTSDHTLNDMDEPSDKRSVIDYILYRGNGIALKSATREVRAYRKQWSKKHKDLSDHFAVLATFGF
- a CDS encoding glycosyltransferase, which encodes MQLSIVIVNYNVKHFLAQCLKSVFAAVKNITAEVLVVDNNSTDGSVEMLRQTEGIVFIENKENTGFAVANNQAIRQAKGKYVLLLNPDTVVAEDTFEKCVCFMDAHAQAGALGVHMIDGRGNFLPESKRGLPTPMVAFYKMFGFSSLFPKSTVFGRYHLGFLSEKETHHAEILSGAFMFMRAEALEKSGLLDEAFFMYGEDIDLSYRIEKAGYKNYYFSDTSIIHYKGESTKKGSLNYVKVFYQAMIIFARKHFAKGGAGLFSLLINIAIVMRGLLTLVSSLLSSSLLPLIDGALMFASVYAVENYWASNIKSAPEYYPDIFLFVVVPIYIVIWILSVLLSGGYERPYKISLLFRGLLWGTLFITAIYGLLPNEWRFSRAIILLGAVSSALAMLCTRVIYNRIKHKQFSIEATSKKNIVIVANGQETSRIQGILVHAGIDATIFTTQSIEELPTMVRFFDVSEVVFSSQLYSFKEIIETIKEMGNTLEYKIVNEGSDAIIGSNSKNSAGDVYDTEQSFAIGNSLTRRKKRMADMAVGVLLVLFFPFFLLKKNGKRALANVVHIWSGNKTWIGYCGSSSDFANLPQLKAPVFTIDEVKGSEATTRAKELNRFFAASYTVGADIAMLLRHVTK